A stretch of Candidatus Bathyarchaeota archaeon DNA encodes these proteins:
- the rpsB gene encoding 30S ribosomal protein S2 — translation MEIQQSDSLLLPQEVLLSAGVHIGTRVKTNDMVQFIYKVRPDGLFVLDMDKMNKRVMTAAKFISMMDISRLVVASSKRYGRLPVHKFCEVTGAHPLIGRFTSGTFTNPTYSHYFEPVAVLVTDALADKQIVVEATAVGVPVIALCSTDNNLSDVDLAIPINNKGRRSLAIAYWLLARQLKRELNELTPEQEFSFSIDDFESTL, via the coding sequence ATGGAAATTCAGCAAAGCGATAGCCTCTTGCTTCCTCAAGAGGTGCTTCTTTCCGCGGGTGTCCATATAGGGACCAGGGTCAAGACTAATGACATGGTGCAATTCATATACAAGGTGAGACCAGACGGCCTTTTTGTCCTCGACATGGATAAGATGAACAAGCGAGTCATGACCGCCGCCAAGTTCATCTCCATGATGGACATCTCGAGACTAGTAGTCGCTTCGTCCAAGAGGTATGGGAGGCTTCCGGTCCACAAATTCTGCGAGGTGACCGGCGCGCATCCTCTCATCGGGCGCTTCACATCGGGGACCTTCACCAATCCAACGTATAGCCACTATTTCGAACCAGTAGCGGTGCTCGTCACCGATGCCCTCGCCGATAAACAGATTGTGGTTGAGGCCACGGCAGTAGGCGTCCCTGTGATAGCCCTGTGCAGCACCGACAATAACCTCTCTGATGTTGACCTCGCCATCCCCATCAACAACAAGGGGAGGAGAAGCCTCGCAATAGCATACTGGCTCCTCGCGAGGCAGCTTAAACGGGAGCTAAACGAGCTTACCCCAGAGCAGGAATTTTCGTTCTCCATCGACGATTTTGAATCAACGTTATAG
- a CDS encoding isopentenyl phosphate kinase: MQVLKLGGSVITIKDQDFTVDYRNIRRLAEEIKAAWPTPVVIVHGGGSFGHPMAKKYDITDGVTSDRQIHGFAKTHQAMVELNSIIVNAFLDTGLPAISVSPSSFIVTDDGRISKVDLEIMGKLVVQGVLPFIFGDAVLDRKKGFTILSGDQLAVRLAVSLKATKLIFGVDVDGIFTSNPKLFHKARLIERLESEKVECFAKIGKSLSTDVTGGMLGKISEARMAVREGIDVLFVNATEPNVILKALKGEPVTGTILTG, encoded by the coding sequence CTGCAGGTCCTTAAGCTCGGAGGTTCAGTGATCACTATCAAGGACCAGGATTTCACGGTCGACTATAGGAATATCCGGAGGCTTGCTGAGGAGATTAAAGCCGCCTGGCCTACGCCGGTGGTTATTGTCCATGGCGGGGGCTCCTTCGGCCATCCGATGGCTAAGAAATATGACATTACTGATGGGGTCACCTCAGATCGGCAGATCCATGGTTTCGCTAAGACTCACCAGGCCATGGTGGAGCTCAACTCCATAATAGTGAATGCTTTCCTAGATACTGGGCTACCGGCTATTTCGGTGAGCCCATCGTCCTTCATCGTCACAGATGACGGGAGGATTTCCAAGGTTGATCTCGAAATCATGGGCAAGCTCGTCGTACAGGGTGTTCTTCCATTTATATTCGGGGATGCAGTTCTAGACAGGAAGAAAGGGTTTACTATCCTCTCAGGGGACCAGCTCGCCGTGCGCCTAGCCGTCTCCCTCAAGGCCACTAAGCTCATCTTCGGGGTCGATGTAGATGGTATCTTCACATCTAACCCTAAACTTTTCCACAAAGCGAGGTTGATTGAGCGTTTGGAATCCGAGAAGGTCGAATGTTTCGCCAAAATCGGAAAGTCTCTCTCTACTGATGTAACCGGTGGTATGCTAGGGAAGATCTCTGAGGCCAGAATGGCGGTCCGAGAGGGGATCGATGTCCTATTTGTGAACGCTACGGAGCCAAACGTGATACTTAAAGCCCTAAAAGGGGAACCCGTAACAGGGACCATCCTGACGGGGTGA
- a CDS encoding polyprenyl synthetase family protein, protein MVSALKVDDYIFNLLEDRKPVVLYEASRHLFHAGGKRLRPYLVLKSCELVDGNPHLALPFAAGLEILHNFTLIHDDIMDKDSFRRGNPTIHSKWGVPMAIASGDLLFAKVYQAMYAPYFDGSLPSESVLKSIKAVTDATISICEGQVLDISFPDTRDVSPEDYILMVGGKTSALFSACAKIGAIVGGANRREVKMLASFAWDAGIAFQIVDDILGLTANDTTLGKPIGSDLREGKKTLIMVYALKNTASREKENLLRVLGDQNADSQDIDAAIEILRSSGAINYAKKKAAEYVKSSKESLKVFPDIQARQDLLELVDYFSSRDY, encoded by the coding sequence ATGGTCAGCGCTTTGAAGGTCGATGACTACATATTCAATCTTCTTGAGGACCGGAAACCAGTTGTTCTATACGAAGCTTCGAGGCACCTCTTCCATGCGGGGGGGAAGCGTCTCAGGCCTTATCTCGTATTAAAATCCTGTGAGCTCGTAGACGGAAACCCCCACCTTGCCCTCCCATTCGCAGCTGGTCTGGAGATCCTCCATAACTTTACGCTTATTCATGATGACATAATGGACAAAGACTCATTCCGGCGAGGTAACCCTACAATTCACTCAAAGTGGGGGGTCCCCATGGCCATTGCAAGCGGAGACCTCCTGTTCGCGAAAGTCTACCAAGCCATGTACGCTCCGTATTTTGACGGTTCTTTACCCAGCGAGAGTGTGCTCAAGTCTATAAAGGCCGTGACGGATGCCACAATCAGCATCTGCGAAGGCCAGGTCCTCGATATTTCATTCCCAGATACGAGGGACGTCTCCCCGGAAGATTATATCCTCATGGTCGGAGGCAAGACCTCTGCACTCTTTAGTGCCTGTGCCAAAATAGGCGCTATCGTTGGGGGCGCCAATAGAAGGGAAGTAAAGATGCTTGCCTCCTTTGCATGGGATGCAGGGATTGCCTTCCAAATCGTGGACGACATCCTCGGTTTAACTGCCAATGATACGACCCTTGGGAAGCCCATAGGAAGCGACCTAAGGGAGGGGAAAAAGACCCTCATCATGGTATACGCCCTAAAAAATACCGCATCAAGAGAGAAGGAGAATCTACTCAGAGTGCTCGGAGACCAGAATGCAGATTCACAGGATATAGATGCTGCCATCGAAATCTTGAGATCCAGTGGCGCAATCAATTACGCCAAGAAAAAGGCAGCGGAGTACGTTAAGAGCTCTAAGGAGAGCCTTAAGGTCTTCCCAGATATCCAAGCCCGGCAGGACCTGTTAGAGCTGGTCGATTATTTCAGCTCCAGGGACTACTGA
- a CDS encoding Rpp14/Pop5 family protein: MMPVRSIGKRYLAISVEGEDSYSEQEVSYTLYQAVKGLFGDFGVSLLQPRLVEYNEETSIGIIRCRRSHMWEMRAVLALITEISNQEVAVRVMGASGTIKSLKLSI, from the coding sequence ATGATGCCAGTGAGGAGTATCGGGAAACGGTACTTAGCCATCTCCGTTGAAGGCGAGGATTCCTACTCGGAACAGGAGGTTTCTTATACACTTTATCAAGCCGTCAAAGGGCTATTTGGTGATTTTGGCGTGTCTTTGCTCCAGCCGAGACTTGTGGAGTACAACGAGGAAACAAGCATAGGAATCATTCGATGCCGTCGGAGCCACATGTGGGAGATGAGGGCCGTCCTTGCGCTGATTACAGAGATATCTAACCAAGAAGTGGCAGTAAGAGTGATGGGCGCTTCGGGGACCATCAAGTCATTGAAACTATCAATTTAA
- the fni gene encoding type 2 isopentenyl-diphosphate Delta-isomerase — protein sequence MRTLTEIEKRKERHLKLSLDENVQSDMGTGFQDVRLIHNALPEINLDEIDTGAEFFGKRLKSPLIFSAITGGTLFAKEINSTLAEVAEDLGLGIGVGSQRIALEDPTLEHTFRVVREKAPSSLVMGNIGCPQLSIGWGVEEAERCINMIGADALGIHMNPLQEAVQPGGDTQYWGVLEKIKAITGDLGTPVVMKETGAGISREAALSLEAAGASALELSGVGGTSWAAVEHHIARVDGKKSKEALGKTFWNWGIPTAISVVETSGSTDLKIIASGGIRTGIEMAKAITLGADAVGIAKPLLEKVVEGKGALVDHVNNILREFRTAMFLVGARNVEELKAVPVIVLGKTSEWLRLRGYDLRSLANRR from the coding sequence GTGAGGACGCTGACTGAGATCGAGAAGAGAAAGGAAAGACACCTAAAATTATCGCTGGACGAAAACGTCCAGTCCGATATGGGAACGGGGTTTCAAGACGTCAGGCTCATCCATAATGCTCTCCCCGAGATCAATCTCGACGAGATAGACACGGGAGCGGAGTTCTTCGGGAAGAGACTCAAGTCACCCCTTATCTTCTCGGCGATAACAGGGGGAACACTGTTCGCTAAGGAGATAAATTCTACCCTTGCCGAGGTCGCTGAGGATCTCGGGTTAGGGATAGGGGTAGGCAGCCAGCGAATTGCCCTTGAAGACCCCACCTTAGAGCACACATTCAGGGTTGTGAGGGAAAAGGCGCCATCTTCTCTGGTTATGGGGAACATCGGCTGCCCTCAGCTCAGCATCGGCTGGGGCGTTGAGGAGGCGGAGCGATGTATCAACATGATAGGCGCAGATGCCCTCGGGATCCACATGAATCCCCTTCAGGAGGCCGTCCAACCTGGTGGAGATACACAGTACTGGGGCGTTTTGGAGAAGATAAAGGCGATAACGGGCGATCTTGGGACGCCAGTGGTGATGAAGGAGACAGGGGCCGGTATTTCTAGGGAGGCCGCCCTGAGCCTGGAGGCTGCCGGGGCATCGGCTCTGGAGTTGAGCGGCGTGGGAGGGACGAGCTGGGCTGCTGTAGAGCATCACATTGCAAGAGTCGATGGAAAAAAAAGTAAAGAAGCCCTTGGTAAGACCTTTTGGAACTGGGGAATACCTACGGCGATAAGCGTCGTAGAAACCAGCGGATCTACGGATTTGAAAATTATCGCTTCTGGAGGAATAAGAACAGGTATAGAGATGGCTAAGGCGATAACTTTGGGTGCTGATGCCGTTGGAATAGCGAAGCCCTTACTCGAGAAAGTGGTTGAAGGCAAGGGGGCCCTCGTAGATCATGTGAATAACATCCTTAGGGAGTTCCGAACCGCGATGTTCCTCGTAGGGGCCAGGAACGTGGAGGAACTCAAAGCAGTACCCGTCATCGTCCTGGGGAAAACCTCGGAATGGCTTAGGTTGAGGGGATACGACCTCCGGAGTCTGGCAAACAGGAGATAA
- the mvk gene encoding mevalonate kinase, translating into MSVEATAPGKVILFGEHSVVYNGPAIVIAIDRRAKITAKERDDNKIKFDCLDLGFEGYFEGNKYHPIVGAKWRGKRLQAMLVSARTTMERLNKHSGLDLTVRSEIPIAAGLGSSAAICVSIVAATGALLKGNLSPQEICDIAYEGEKIVHGTPSGVDNNISTFGGILRFEKGIGIDRIDFNGVLPLVIGNSRRNRSTRKLIAHVMALRERNPELIDGLIDSMGEVSRRGLDAIKARDYPKIGDLMNINHGLLSSMGVSIAKLELLIHASRRAGAYGAKLTGAGGGGCMIAITSSEKLQDVSQAIFLRKGDPHIVKISYEGVKVRRMG; encoded by the coding sequence ATGTCTGTAGAAGCCACAGCGCCTGGGAAGGTGATACTTTTTGGAGAGCACAGCGTTGTATATAACGGTCCAGCCATCGTCATTGCCATAGACCGAAGGGCAAAGATCACAGCCAAGGAGAGAGACGATAATAAAATCAAATTCGACTGCCTCGACCTAGGATTCGAGGGGTACTTCGAGGGAAACAAATACCATCCTATAGTGGGGGCAAAATGGAGGGGGAAGAGGCTCCAGGCTATGCTCGTCTCTGCCAGGACGACGATGGAACGCCTCAATAAACATTCAGGGCTGGACCTCACCGTCCGCTCTGAGATCCCTATAGCCGCTGGTCTGGGCTCCTCAGCAGCAATCTGCGTCTCTATAGTAGCGGCTACAGGGGCTCTTCTAAAGGGTAACCTGTCACCGCAAGAGATCTGCGACATCGCCTATGAGGGAGAGAAGATAGTTCATGGTACACCTAGCGGTGTGGACAACAACATCTCCACGTTTGGAGGAATACTGCGCTTCGAGAAAGGCATTGGCATTGATAGGATCGATTTCAATGGAGTGCTCCCTCTTGTAATTGGGAACTCTCGGAGGAATCGCTCTACTCGAAAGCTCATCGCCCATGTGATGGCCCTCAGGGAAAGAAACCCCGAGCTCATAGACGGACTCATCGACTCAATGGGCGAGGTTTCTCGAAGGGGCCTTGATGCAATCAAAGCAAGGGACTATCCGAAGATCGGGGATCTTATGAACATCAACCATGGCCTCCTCTCTTCAATGGGGGTCTCCATCGCCAAGCTGGAACTCCTCATCCACGCGTCAAGGAGAGCCGGGGCATACGGTGCCAAACTCACTGGGGCGGGTGGAGGTGGCTGCATGATCGCCATCACCAGCTCCGAGAAATTACAGGATGTCAGCCAAGCTATCTTCCTAAGAAAGGGGGATCCCCATATTGTAAAAATCAGCTATGAAGGGGTCAAGGTCAGGAGGATGGGATGA
- a CDS encoding DNA-directed RNA polymerase subunit N has product MIIPVRCFSCGKLVGDKWEPYSKKVATGEHPKKVLDDLGVERYCCRRILLSHVDLINDILLFHNTKEIVDIRGER; this is encoded by the coding sequence ATGATCATACCCGTCAGATGCTTCTCCTGCGGCAAACTTGTTGGGGACAAATGGGAGCCCTACTCCAAGAAGGTGGCCACCGGAGAGCACCCCAAGAAGGTCCTCGATGACCTAGGAGTCGAGAGGTACTGTTGCAGGAGGATACTGCTTTCTCACGTGGACCTCATAAACGATATACTATTGTTCCACAATACTAAAGAGATTGTCGATATCAGAGGCGAACGTTAA
- the amrB gene encoding AmmeMemoRadiSam system protein B, whose translation MGVRRPWVAGSFYPASPGHLKKTIKESFTHPLGPGKLPQKGAEERKIIGIICPHAGLVYSGPIAAHSYYSLASEKTPSAVIILGPNHTGLGSPVSIWGEGAWETPMGKVGIHKHLAKEISEASDLIELDESAHFREHSIEIQLPFLQYIYRETRIVPICMRYQDLATSRVVGRAIAESVAGMDVLILASTDLTHMETKESAEGKDFGVLKRMESMNEEALQYWVHSQRVSMCGYGPVSATLVAAKKMGATKTQVLAYSTSGDITGDMSAVVGYVSAKILR comes from the coding sequence ATGGGCGTCAGGCGACCTTGGGTTGCGGGATCCTTTTACCCCGCATCACCCGGTCACCTAAAGAAGACCATCAAGGAAAGCTTCACCCATCCCCTTGGTCCTGGTAAATTACCCCAGAAAGGGGCTGAGGAGAGGAAGATCATCGGAATCATCTGCCCTCACGCGGGATTAGTCTATTCTGGCCCCATCGCTGCCCACAGTTATTATTCTCTAGCTTCTGAGAAAACTCCTTCAGCGGTGATTATCCTTGGCCCGAATCATACTGGCTTGGGATCCCCGGTCTCAATATGGGGAGAGGGAGCTTGGGAGACCCCGATGGGAAAAGTTGGTATCCATAAACACCTTGCAAAAGAGATCTCAGAAGCGTCTGACCTCATTGAGCTGGATGAATCTGCCCATTTTAGAGAGCACTCAATTGAGATCCAGCTCCCATTCTTACAGTATATTTACAGGGAGACGAGGATCGTACCCATCTGCATGAGGTACCAAGATCTTGCCACCAGTAGAGTGGTTGGTAGAGCTATCGCAGAGTCTGTCGCAGGGATGGATGTCCTAATCCTCGCCTCAACGGATCTGACTCATATGGAAACCAAGGAATCCGCCGAGGGGAAGGATTTTGGAGTCCTCAAGAGGATGGAGTCTATGAACGAGGAGGCCCTCCAATACTGGGTACATTCCCAACGGGTTAGTATGTGTGGATACGGTCCTGTCTCGGCAACCCTCGTCGCAGCGAAAAAGATGGGTGCTACCAAAACCCAGGTCCTCGCTTATAGCACTAGCGGGGATATCACTGGAGACATGTCTGCGGTGGTGGGCTACGTTTCGGCCAAGATTTTGAGGTAG
- a CDS encoding deaminase has product MDRPDKTKYFLEIAVSVAARSTCLRRKFGAVIVKGNTIVGTGYNGNARGVINCFEVGCIKDMKNQPANKAYDLCPAVHAEENAIINSNRSDRIGAKLYIAGLNPDGGYTRAEPCQRCQRKIINSEIDEVVLLDEKGQPVRVDVRDFVQRDTAWYVKEINKARKD; this is encoded by the coding sequence TTGGATAGGCCCGACAAGACAAAATACTTTTTGGAGATAGCGGTCTCGGTAGCCGCCCGGTCTACATGTCTGAGACGCAAGTTCGGGGCAGTTATTGTTAAGGGAAACACTATCGTAGGGACAGGGTACAACGGCAACGCCAGAGGAGTCATCAACTGCTTTGAGGTGGGGTGTATAAAGGACATGAAGAATCAACCTGCAAATAAGGCCTATGACCTCTGCCCAGCCGTCCACGCAGAGGAGAACGCGATCATCAACTCCAACCGCAGCGACAGAATCGGGGCGAAACTCTACATCGCAGGATTAAATCCTGACGGTGGATACACCCGGGCCGAACCCTGTCAGAGGTGCCAGAGGAAGATCATCAACTCCGAGATCGATGAGGTAGTGCTATTAGATGAGAAGGGCCAGCCGGTCCGGGTTGATGTTCGAGATTTTGTCCAGAGGGACACCGCTTGGTACGTTAAGGAGATCAACAAGGCAAGAAAAGATTGA
- a CDS encoding 5,10-methylenetetrahydromethanopterin reductase has translation MALKFGIEFVPLEPFWKTTYYSIQAERLGYDSIWITDHFNNRNVYVSLAIIANYTDNIKLGPGVTNPYMVHPVMTAESVASLNEIAPGRVICGIGAGDKTTLETAGVEMKSPLRTVREAVEIIRRQIVREKAGYDGKIFKTTGGARFNFKTTDPIPLYIGAQGQKMLKLAGRIGDGALINASHPDDIERAVKLIRKGSEKAKRDPKEVDIAAYTSFSVADTEKKARKPLVPVVAYIVAGSPPFILEKHGIPVKKAKKIQNDLANRNWDEAFGSVDMQMIDAFTVCGSPEQCTEKIDTIFKKGITHFITGSPLGPNMRASIDLFGKEILPHFKEN, from the coding sequence ATGGCTTTGAAATTCGGTATAGAGTTCGTCCCTCTGGAGCCCTTCTGGAAAACCACCTATTATTCTATCCAAGCCGAGAGATTGGGATACGACAGTATCTGGATCACGGATCACTTCAATAACAGGAACGTCTACGTTAGCCTTGCGATTATCGCTAACTACACCGACAATATTAAACTGGGCCCTGGAGTCACAAACCCATATATGGTCCACCCGGTGATGACCGCAGAGAGTGTCGCAAGCCTCAATGAGATCGCCCCAGGTCGCGTGATATGTGGGATCGGGGCAGGGGACAAGACTACTCTTGAGACGGCGGGTGTGGAGATGAAATCTCCACTTAGGACGGTGAGGGAAGCCGTAGAGATTATCCGGCGCCAGATCGTCCGGGAGAAAGCCGGCTATGACGGAAAAATATTCAAAACTACTGGCGGGGCCAGATTCAACTTTAAAACCACTGATCCTATACCTCTTTACATTGGAGCCCAAGGCCAAAAGATGCTTAAGCTTGCCGGAAGAATCGGTGACGGGGCTCTTATCAACGCTAGCCATCCTGATGACATCGAGAGAGCAGTAAAGCTCATCCGTAAGGGCTCAGAAAAAGCAAAAAGGGATCCTAAAGAGGTGGATATTGCAGCGTATACCTCATTTTCTGTAGCCGATACAGAGAAGAAGGCTAGAAAGCCCCTAGTGCCCGTAGTTGCCTATATTGTTGCAGGAAGCCCTCCGTTTATCCTAGAGAAACATGGCATTCCAGTGAAGAAGGCCAAAAAGATACAGAATGATCTCGCTAACAGAAACTGGGATGAGGCCTTTGGGTCGGTCGACATGCAGATGATAGACGCGTTCACCGTCTGTGGTAGCCCGGAGCAATGCACAGAGAAGATTGACACCATCTTTAAAAAAGGAATAACACACTTCATTACGGGGAGCCCACTGGGGCCAAATATGCGGGCATCAATCGACCTCTTCGGTAAGGAAATCCTCCCACACTTTAAGGAGAACTAA
- the coaBC gene encoding bifunctional phosphopantothenoylcysteine decarboxylase/phosphopantothenate--cysteine ligase CoaBC: protein MSLGEHTSKQIIGTKGNELSGKKIVIGVTGSVAAIKSPEIARELMRYGAEVYTVMSQMAQKVIHPHMMEWSTGNPVVTELTGETEHITLGGEHLHRADLILVAPTTANTIGKAATAIDDTPITTLLTTAIGTGISIIMVPAMHASMYRHPIVMKNVEKLRSIGVKVLIPRFEEGMAKISTTEEIVEAVISKLTVRRDYQGVRVLITAGPTREYLDGFRFITNPSSGKMGIAIARDALERGGEVTLVYGPGSAEPPTGAKVIPVETTTEMLDAVLEELKSSQYNLAVLSAAAADFGIKERDMVKTSSGSGSWRIDLIARPKIIDRVKKVRPKIFLVGFKAEYNVSDEDLIKKAQTRMETGGMDLIVANDVARTKVGFGHETNEAFIIDKKGSYEHLTLREKEKIASRLLTIVKSKMCMK, encoded by the coding sequence ATGAGCCTCGGGGAACACACCTCCAAGCAGATAATCGGAACCAAAGGGAACGAGCTGAGTGGCAAAAAGATCGTCATCGGCGTGACAGGTAGCGTTGCTGCGATTAAAAGCCCCGAGATCGCCAGGGAACTTATGCGATATGGAGCGGAGGTCTACACGGTCATGAGCCAGATGGCACAGAAGGTAATTCACCCCCATATGATGGAGTGGTCTACGGGGAACCCCGTGGTCACAGAGCTTACAGGAGAGACTGAACATATCACCCTAGGGGGGGAGCACCTACATAGAGCCGATCTCATCCTGGTAGCTCCGACCACGGCCAACACCATAGGGAAAGCGGCCACGGCCATTGATGATACACCTATTACCACATTGCTCACCACAGCAATAGGCACCGGGATTTCCATCATCATGGTCCCGGCGATGCACGCTTCCATGTACCGCCACCCCATCGTGATGAAGAATGTGGAAAAACTAAGATCCATCGGGGTTAAGGTGCTCATACCTAGATTCGAGGAGGGAATGGCAAAAATATCCACCACGGAAGAGATAGTTGAGGCAGTTATCTCCAAGCTTACGGTCCGGAGAGATTATCAGGGAGTACGTGTCTTGATTACCGCAGGACCCACTAGGGAGTACCTCGACGGGTTCAGGTTCATCACAAACCCGAGTTCTGGAAAAATGGGGATTGCTATAGCTAGAGATGCTCTTGAGAGAGGAGGAGAAGTGACCCTAGTTTATGGTCCAGGCTCTGCAGAACCTCCCACTGGTGCAAAGGTGATCCCAGTCGAGACGACAACTGAGATGTTAGACGCGGTTCTTGAAGAGCTCAAGAGCTCTCAATATAACTTGGCCGTCCTTTCTGCTGCGGCCGCTGACTTTGGCATAAAGGAGAGAGACATGGTGAAGACGTCCTCTGGTAGCGGGAGCTGGCGGATCGATCTAATTGCGAGGCCAAAGATTATCGATAGGGTCAAAAAAGTCAGACCAAAGATTTTCCTCGTAGGCTTTAAGGCGGAATACAACGTATCTGACGAGGATCTAATAAAAAAAGCCCAAACTCGGATGGAGACCGGAGGCATGGACCTCATCGTGGCGAACGACGTTGCCCGAACAAAAGTGGGTTTTGGTCACGAGACTAATGAGGCGTTCATCATCGACAAGAAGGGGAGCTATGAGCACTTAACCCTCAGGGAAAAAGAAAAGATAGCCTCCCGTTTATTAACGATAGTGAAATCCAAGATGTGCATGAAATAG